In a genomic window of Littorina saxatilis isolate snail1 linkage group LG6, US_GU_Lsax_2.0, whole genome shotgun sequence:
- the LOC138968902 gene encoding GTP-binding protein 8-like isoform X1: protein MASSLLLHSVLHGTRGTAHSMSLQRRVVQVLKHFCMFTWNHTSHGIHLTVGASANVAVCTRTLTHCIHQCNRFPTSKLFLALSVPRHRSGFISKRNLSTYTESSYTRVAGKKRTGLSDELRPRSKWQRGMSISFRGIKTDHCSKSFVNPLLELQRFVSVPILSEQQDVFNPTEDEVMKGVSFFSGLRGSSKHSARFIGSYSDGGELPESDLPEVCFLGRSNVGKSSLISCLLFAHPQVRVSVSSKPGHTKKLNLYRVGSHFTLVDMPGYGHGMPPSFQHSVETYLSTRRRLCRTFLLVDGDTGLTGTDLTALDMLKEFGISYVIVLTKIDKAGRHKLLTNLMKILEVSRHKAGHTCFSQPFLVSSKNGDGVMLLQTFIAYLTGCVQIKGL, encoded by the exons atggCTTCTTCACTGTTGTTACATTCTGTGCTGCATGGAACTCGAGGAACTGCACACTCGATGTCATTGCAACGACGTGTAGTCCAGGTTCTCAAACACTTCTGCATGTTTACATGGAATCATACTTCTCATGGTATACATCTAACAGTGGGAGCCAGTGCAAATGTGGCTGTGTGTACGAGAACCTTGACACACTGCATCCACCAATGCAACAGATTCCCAACTTCCAAGCTTTTTCTGGCATTATCGGTACCACGACACAGAAGTGGCTTTATTTCCAAGAGAAACTTGTCGACATACACAGAATCATCCTACACACGGGTAGCAGGAAAGAAAAGGACTGGTCTATCAGATGAACTTAGACCTCGGTCAAAGTGGCAACGAGGAATGTCAATTTCTTTCAGAGGAATAAAAACGGACCACTGTTCAAAAAGTTTTGTCAACCCTCTTTTGGAGCTGCAGAGGTTTGTCAGTGTGCCCATTCTCTCGGAGCAGCAAGACGTCTTTAATCCCACTGAAGACGAAGTGATGAAAGGAGTGTCTTTTTTCAGTGGCCTGAGGGGCAGCTCGAAACACTCGGCAAGATTTATAGGGTCGTACAGCGATGGCGGGGAACTCCCAGAGTCTGACTTGCCTGAG GTTTGTTTTCTGGGTCGAAGTAATGTGGGGAAATCTTCCCTCATCAGCTGTCTACTTTTTGCCCACCCTCAAGTCAGAGTTAGCGTGTCAAGCAAACCA GGTCACACGAAGAAGCTGAACCTTTACAGAGTGGGCAGTCACTTTACATTGGTGGACATGCCTGGCTATGGCCACGGAATGCCACCAAGCTTTCAGCACTCTGTGGAGACCTACCTGAGCACTAGACGCAG ACTGTGCCGAACATTCCTGTTGGTGGATGGTGACACAGGACTGACCGGCACTGACCTCACTGCTCTGGACATGCTGAAAGAGTTTGGCATTTCTTACGTT ATTGTGCTGACCAAGATCGACAAGGCAGGACGTCACAAACTGCTGACCAACCTGATGAAGATCCTCGAGGTATCCAGACACAAGGCCGGTCACACCTGCTTCTCTCAGCCTTTCCTTGTCAG